The genomic DNA TCATGATAAGTTAACATCGCTCCATCCAATAGGATGATTTGGGAGGCTATCTAACAAGCACATAGAGGAAGCCCACACATGGAAGATTCTGAGTGTGGGTGTGCAAATGAGTATGAACATGTGTGAATGGATATAAGACCCCAAACCTAGGAGAGTCACTAACTCCCTACAGGACACATAGCCAACAAACGGCTAAATTAAaagggcttttttcttttagagacaaaggaaatcattttcttttccaatgtGCCTGACTGTCTGTCCCAGGAGGATCCTTTGAGttcaaggaaggaaggatggagaagTTCCTAGAGGGCGACATCCCTTAGGCTCCAGAGTAATAAATACCCCAGGTATGTTGGGACCTAACCAAAACTCCAGGATCAGTGGAGCCAGAGCCTGTGCTTCACACCCTCCGAAAGTACACCTGGGTAGAAGGTACCTGAGATCCAGCTATACCATCATTAGCAAGAAGACAGGAGAGAGCTTGCTCTTCAGTCAGGAGCTGCGTTCCTGTCCATTCCGGAGTTGGCACCGCGAAAGCAGGCTGAAAACAGGGCCGTGCAGCCTGCAGCCTCCCTCAGGTCAGAAGGCACCATGAGAACATCTGACATCCTCTTGCCTTCTCTGAACTTTGCTTGGCACtgccagagatgcagagaagtgtGACTTTGTCCCTAGGAAAGGAGAATAATGcgggggggagggaggagagctCTGGAAAGTGTATCATCTGGACCCCAGTGAGAGCATCGGGGTTCTCGATTCTGAGTGTGggaatttaggagacttcaggcaAAGACTCTGCCTACAAATGTTTCACTCCTGGGGTTGGAATTAAATTTACTCTAGTTCACTTCAGAGGTTGAGGGTAGAGGCTGCAGGTGGGGATCAGTGGGGCTCAGAAAGTAGTTCCTCAGCTTGCAGCTCTATCTAAGGAATTTCTAAATGCCACTGCTGCCAAAAGCAGAAAATTATGTCCGTAGGATCCACGAGGTTTCAGTCACTGGGGGCACGCAGTGATGTCCAACACAACACTGGGAGACAGGTCTGCAGGTCGCTCTACTGGAACTCTGTGGAGCTGGGGGGACCCCTGGACACAGGAATACCACAGTGCTGCGCTGTGGACCTTCCCTGCAACCCGGGGAAAAGCCTGGGAGGCTATAGGGTCTCTGCTTTATTCTTGACCTTCAGCATCTCTGGCTTCTTCAAGGTGTCCCTCTCTGCAACCAGCCAGTCATTAGCTCTAGGTCCTCAGCCCAGACGGTGCCGTGGCAAGCTCTGATTGCAGACTGACACTGGAAaaggacagaggaagaaagaCTTATGTGTTCTCACATGCTCTGCTGCTAGGGCTCAGTGGGTAGCtcagtgtttgttgagtgaaacATACCAACAATAGAATGTTTCTAACGGTATGAAAATATTGGTCCACTCTCCATATACCATTTTATGCAAACTTCCTTACCACACTGACCCCACTCCAAAATTATTTCTCCTCCATCAGAGTCCCTGTCAAGACTCTTAATCATGTCCAGGGGGAAGTTTGCTTCCTTTTTAATAGAATTGATGGGGAAAGTACACTTTCATAGAATTATTTATCAAGTCCAAAGGAATCCTAGAAATTACTCCAATCCATCCCACGGTATTAGGCAAGATTAGCATCAGGGTAAAATAGTTTGGACGGTTAAGATGTTGAGATATAATTTCCGTTGTTTGTAATGTGCCAATAATATAATATATCTCATAGGATGTTGAATGATCAAATGGGATAAAGTCTTAGAATATTTGGGCATAGTTCCCCACAAGTAGTAAGACTTCCAAACCTAacataattttatgttacattagTGAGCCTAATGAGTAATAAGCAGCGTAGTTCTAATACTCctgatgaaaaataatttctaacccACAAAATAACTCTTTAACAGAGACTCTGTCTATATACACAGATTTAGGTACAATGGACTCCATGACTTGAAGGATCCCAGAAAGACCTGACCTATATACTATTTGCCAAGCTACAGCCTTCCTTGGACCCTTTCACAATCAGGGGAAGAACCTTAGGATCCTTCACCTTTAATGTAAATGAGGGTACCACATCACTCTATGTACAATCTTTCTTGTCCAACCTACGCCCATGTCAAAGTTAGTCAGTCCTCCCCATCCTGTCCTAATGGTTTGCGCAAGACCCTGTCATTTGTTCTTATGATTCCCCATTGTTCCCAAGAAGGTTTTTGCTTTACCTCCTCGAGAGTAAGAACAGCTCCCTGTTCAGTTCTGTGGCTCTGCTACCTCCCACAGTGCCAGGGGAAAAGGCTGAGTGATAGAAAGCAATGCCAACATTAAAGCAGTGCCTGGAAGCAGGGGACTGCCCACCTGGTCCATGACATCGATGCTtgaaaagggaaacagaagaggGCAGGAGTATAAAGATAAACGTCGCCAGCCTCCCACAGCTGCCCGCAGAATGACTGCCTTCCCGTCTGGTTTAACGGCAGGTATGGCCCTTCCAAAACTCGGCAAAATTGGCCATCATCCTTTAAAAGGTACTTCCAGAAATTAGGAATCCTACAAAGGTGAAGAGCTGATAAACAGAGGGGAAAACAAGTATTAGGGGGATTCCATACCTATCCACTTGAAATACTTTTCAGACGAAACGTCAAATAACTAATTTCAGTTCCATAATTATCTTAAATCTCTAATTAAAGCAAAGTAAATACAGCTGAAAAGACAGAATGACGGTGACAAAACGACTGATCATATTCTTCTGAGCGCCACTTCGTGCTGGCTCTGATACTTATAGTATATACTGTTAGAGTTAAGTTGCAGGTGTGGTAGCCTATGtgtgcattaaaaaacaaaaagaaagaaactcacaAGTACAAATTTAGACTCACCTGTCACAAAAAGTAGTTTCTACATTCATATGCAAGGATATAATTACATTGAAACTGAGCCTTGAACAGATCAAGCATGTATAAACAAATGCTATTACCTCATGCCTCTATGCTGCTTAGAATGAGAGAAATACCCCAGTAGCATGGCACAACAAATAAACAGATGCATTTGCTTACTTTGGATAAACTGCTAGGACGCACACAGTTTACAGAGGAAAGGCATATTATTGGAAATTCATGTTTGTGTAGTCAATAGCCAATTTTTATCCTAATTACAGATTCCCAGAAGAAGGATGTAGGAATACACGACAAAATATGACCACACAACACAATGTCACCACCTCCACTGAGATTTCAGACTTCCTCCTGAATTGTTTTGTCAGGTCCCCCAGCTGGCAGCTCTGGCtgtccctgcccctcagcctcctcttcctcctggccaTGGGGGCCAGTGCCACCCTCCTCGTCACCATCCGGATGGAGGCCTCTCTGCACCAGCCCATGTACTACCTGCTCAGCCTCCTCTCCATGCTGGACATGGTGCTCTGCCTCACCGTCATCCCCAAGGTCCTGGCCATCTTCTGGTTTGACCTCAGGTCCATAAGCTTCTTTGCCTGCTTCCTGCAGATGTACATCATGAACAGTTTCCTCGCCATGGAGTCCTGCACCTTCATggtcatggcctatgaccgctatgtggccatctgccacccactGAGGTACCTGTCCATCATCAATGAGCAATTTGTGGCCAAggctgtcatttttattttggccagGAATGTCCTTCTCACAATGCCTATTCCCATTCTCTCAGCACGGCTCCATTATTGCAGGAGAAACGTCATTGAGAACTGCATCTGCGCCAATATGTCTGTGTCCAGGCTCTCCTGTGATGATGTCACCATCAATCGCATGTACCAGTTTGCTGGAGGCTGGACTCTGCTAGGATGCGACCTCATCCTCATCTTCCTCTCCTACACCCTCATCCTGAGAGCTGTGCTGAGACTCAAGGCAGAGGGAGCTGTGGCCAAGGCCCTGAGCACGTGTGGCTCCCACTTCATCCTCATCCTCTTCTTCAGCACCGTCCTGCTGGTCTTCGTCCTCACACATGTGGCCAAGAAGAAGGTCTGCGCTGAGGTGCCAGTCCTGCTCAATGTCCTCCACCACGTCATCCCTGCAGCCCTCAACCCCATTGTTTATGGAGTGCGCACCCAGGAGATCAAGCAAGGAATCCAGAGGTTACTGAGGAAAGGGTGGTAGGGACACTGGATCTCTGCATTCCTAATGGAAGGTGACTCTGAAGCAATAAAAGGTGAATAGCCTGAAACTTACATTGATGAGTTATTTTCTAAACCCAGAAAATTAGGTATCACACTTTCTTTAATAAAACTTCAGTTtcgttttaattttctctttctctcacctctcCATTGGGAATCTCCTTGTCCCTTTCACCTGTCTTTCCATACACATTGTCTTATTTTGTCCAAAGTATAGACATACCTGGGGGTAGGTTCTAAAGTGAGAAATTTATGTTCCTATAAGTACAGCTGTTATTGTATCATGACTTTGTATTCTTGAATATACATCTGTGGATATTTGGTGGGTTGTGTTGTGTAATGTGTTCTTATTCCATTTCCACAGAAGGGAGTATATCGGAGACAAGGACATAGGAGTGCATTTCTTTCGTGAATGAAGGGAAGATGCTTCTAGTCATTAATTGGCTCTTTCCCTGTGAGCCTTTGACCACATCAGtgtctttttttgtctctccatctctgtgtctccaactccatctctgcctctctctctctccttctctaggAGACGAGGTGACCTTTTGTATTGTGTCCTGTGTACATTGCAAAAGGACAAGATTTCTACCTGGGTTGCTCATGTGTGTAACAATTAGCCATGAGCTTTATTAGATTCTCCTTCCAGTGGCTGTGTGCTGTGGACATGCATCTTTTGGATCCAGGGTGTTGTAGTTCATGGTGTGCACACACAGCTGTGCTAATGTGGTAAAGGGTTCTAAAGACTGtaacatatgatccagtaatcatATTGAAATATAAATCATGCTGTTCAAACATTGCTTGCTTATTAATTGGACAGGTAGGAAGCACAATATGTCCTAGGATTTCTGTGTACTATTAAGACACAAAAACACATAGAACATTTTTGTTGCTTTCAGGAGCTCAAAGGTTGGTTAGGCGCAACACAATAAGAGTTCTTGGAATACAGTCCTCTCAACAGGTGAGAATGTGGAATGGAATAAGGTATGATGGGCAGTAAGGTACCAGGCAACATAAGAAATCACTGGATAGAGAGTTAAAGGTTCTAATTGTAAGTCTTACACAACTAAAACAATCAGTACTTAGGCCCAAAAGAGCTGGTCTCATAGTATGTCACATTACTCCTCTATGAACAATTTGTTTTAGCAGATCCTTCCTAAACGTAAGCTTTTGTGACTCAGTAATAACTTAGAAGGGTATTACCCTGTTTTGACCATGGAAGCAAAATCTCTTCATAGTCTACTACCAATACTGTACCCAAAGTCTGGGTCTTTTGGTCTTAACATAAAGCACCTCACATACATCCTCAACCAACTTAAGCTTTCATTCCACAAagctctgcccatttctttcctcctccctctcacagcgaagaaaaataaattggtatTTCATTTCTCTGCTCTTGGATACCACTATGAGctactctttgaaaaataaacatatactcACATAATAAAAAGCAATACCTGAAAAGCATATATTCTAGATTAACATTGAAttacatttctgaaaataaaaagcagtctATCAAGATCCAACTTGGTTAACACCTAGATAaacttttactttctcatttgaaaaagaaCTCCTCAAAATTTCATTctctcaaatatttcaaaataatttaaatggcttGGTTTCAAGTGTGCATGACTGAACACCAAGAGGAACATCTTACGTGTATAAAGGTACTAAGGTACTAAGTAGCTTCTAAGGTAAATTTGGACTACTACCTCTTAGGAAATACTAAATATCAACCACTTTTAACAATATT from Manis pentadactyla isolate mManPen7 chromosome 9, mManPen7.hap1, whole genome shotgun sequence includes the following:
- the LOC130684725 gene encoding olfactory receptor 56A3-like encodes the protein MTTQHNVTTSTEISDFLLNCFVRSPSWQLWLSLPLSLLFLLAMGASATLLVTIRMEASLHQPMYYLLSLLSMLDMVLCLTVIPKVLAIFWFDLRSISFFACFLQMYIMNSFLAMESCTFMVMAYDRYVAICHPLRYLSIINEQFVAKAVIFILARNVLLTMPIPILSARLHYCRRNVIENCICANMSVSRLSCDDVTINRMYQFAGGWTLLGCDLILIFLSYTLILRAVLRLKAEGAVAKALSTCGSHFILILFFSTVLLVFVLTHVAKKKVCAEVPVLLNVLHHVIPAALNPIVYGVRTQEIKQGIQRLLRKGW